A single genomic interval of Xyrauchen texanus isolate HMW12.3.18 chromosome 40, RBS_HiC_50CHRs, whole genome shotgun sequence harbors:
- the LOC127633576 gene encoding F-box only protein 11 isoform X2: protein MGLCEERRGLYIQARPRFVWASRARTVYDEDIPADMVAEESGPGAQNSPYQLRRKSLLPKRTVCPTKSSMEGASTSATENFGHRAKRARVSGKSQDLPAAPAEQYLQEKLPDEVVLKIFSYLLEQDLCQAACVCKRFSELANDPILWKRLYMEVFEYTRPMMHPEPGKFYQINPEEYEQPNPWKESFQQLYKGAHVKPGFAEHFYSNPARYKGRENMLYYDTIEDALGGVQEAHFDGLIFVHSGIYTDEWIYIESPITMIGAASGKVADKVVIENTRDSTFVFMEGSEDAYVGYMTIRFNPDDKSAQHHNAHHCLEITVNCSPNIDHCVIRSTCTVGSAVCVSGQGAGPTIKHCNISDCENVGLYITDHAQGIYEDNEISNNALAGIWVKNHGNPIIRRNHIHHGRDVGVFTFDHGMGYFESCNIHRNRIAGFEVKAYANPTVVRCEIHHGQTGGIYVHEKGRGQFIENKIYANNFAGVWITSNSDPTIRGNAIFNGNQGGVYIFGDGRGLIEGNDIYGNALAGIQIRTNSCPIVRHNKIHDGQHGGIYVHEKGQGVIEENEVYSNTLAGVWVTTGSTPVLRRNRIHSGKQVGVYFYDNGHGVLEDNDIYNHMYSGVQIRTGSNPKIRRNKIWGGQNGGILVYNSGLGFIEDNEIFDNAMAGVWIKTDSNPTLRRNKIHDGRDGGICIFNGGRGLLEENDIFRNAQAGVLISTNSHPVLRKNRIFDGFAAGIEITNHATATLEGNQIFNNRFGGLFLASGVNVTMKDNKIMNNQDAIEKAVSRGQCLYKISSYTSYPMHDFYRCHTCNTTDRNAICVNCIKKCHQGHDVEFIRHDRFFCDCGAGTLSNPCTLAGEPTHDTDTLYDSAPPIESNTLQHN from the exons ATGGGCTTGTGTGAAGAGCGTAGAGGCTTATATATACAGGCCAGGCCGCGCTTTGTTTGGGCTTCACGAGCCAGAACCGTATACG ATGAGGACATCCCTGCAGATATGGTTGCAGAAGAATCTGGTCCAGGAGCTCAAAACAGTCCATACCAACTCCGCAGAAAGTCCCTGTTGCCTAAAAGAACCGTGTGCCCCACAAAAAGCAGTATGGAG GGAGCCTCCACTTCAGCCACAGAAAATTTTGGTCACCGAGCGAAACGTGCAAGAGTATCAGGAAAATCCCAAGACCTGCCAG CTGCCCCTGCAGAGCAGTATCTTCAAGAGAAGCTTCCAGATGAAGTCGTTCTAAAAATCTTCTCCTACCTGCTGGAACAGGACCTGTGCCAGGCTGCCTGCGTATGCAAGCGATTCAGTGAGCTTGCAAATGACCCCATTCTCTG GAAGAGACTGTACATGGAAGTATTTGAATACACGCGACCCATGATGCATCCAGAGCCGGGAAAGTTCTACCAAATCAACCCCGAAGAATATGAGCAGCCCAACCCGTGGAAGGAGAGCTTTCAGCAGTTG TATAAAGGAGCACATGTAAAGCCTGGATTTGCAGAACACTTTTATAGTAATCCAGCCAGATATAAAGGCAGAGAGAATATGCTG TATTATGACACCATTGAGGATGCACTGGGAGGGGTGCAGGAGGCCCATTTTGATGGCCTGATATTTGTCCATTCTGGCATTTACACAGATGAATGGATCTACATTGAGTCCCCCATCACAATGATTGGCGCAG CCTCAGGGAAGGTAGCTGACAAGGTTGTCATTGAAAACACTAGAGATTCAACGTTTGTGTTTATGGAGGGATCTGAAGATGCATATGTGGGCTACATGACCATCAGA TTCAACCCTGATGATAAATCAGCCCAGCACCATAATGCTCACCACTGTTTGGAGATCACGGTTAATTGCAGTCCCAACATTGACCACTGTGTCATCCGCAGCACCTGCACAG TGGGGTCAGCTGTGTGTGTAAGTGGTCAGGGTGCCGGTCCTACCATTAAACACTGCAACATCAGTGATTGTGAAAACGTTGGGCTGTACATCACTGATCATGCTCAA GGTATTTATGAAGATAATGAAATCTCAAACAATGCGCTTGCGGGAATCTGGGTTAAAAACCACGGCAATCCTATCATCAGACGTAATCATATCCACCATGGCAGAGATGTAGGAGTGTTCACCTTTGACCATGGCATG GGCTACTTTGAGAGCTGTAATATCCATAGGAACAGGATTGCAGGATTTGAGGTTAAAGCATATGCTAACCCGACTGTGGTACGTTGTGAAATACACCATGGCCAAACAGGGGGCATCTATGTACATGAGAAAGGCAGAGGCCAGttcatagaaaataaaatatatgccaATAACTTTGCTGGTGTGTGGATCACCTCAAACAGTGACCCAACTATAAG GGGAAATGCCATCTTTAATGGCAACCAAGGAGGCGTTTACATATTTGGTGATGGGAGGGGCCTCATTGAGGGAAATGATATTTATGGAAATGCCCTTGCTGGCATTCAGATCAGAACGAACAGCTGTCCTATAGTGAGACACAACAAGATCCATGATGGGCAGCATGGAGGAATCTATGTG CATGAAAAAGGCCAGGGTGTAATAGAGGAGAATGAGGTGTACAGCAACACTCTGGCAGGTGTGTGGGTGACTACAGGAAGCACACCAGTGCTCAGGAGGAACAGGATACACAGCGGCAAACAG GTTGGGGTGTATTTCTACGACAATGGACACGGAGTACTGGAAGATAATGATATCTACAATCACATGTACTCTGGAGTCCAGATCAG AACTGGAAGCAATCCAAAAATCAGAAGAAACAAAATTTGGGGAGGGCAAAATGGGGGCATCCTTGTTTACAACTCGG GGCTTGGCTTCATCGAAGACAATGAGATCTTTGATAATGCCATGGCGGGCGTGTGGATTAAGACGGACAGCAACCCCACGCTGCGCAGGAATAAGATCCACGATGGTCGGGATGGGGGGATTTGCATATTCAATGGTGGGAGGG GGCTGTTGGAAGAAAATGACATCTTCAGGAATGCACAGGCTGGTGTTCTCATCAGCACAAACAGCCACCCGGTATTGCGGAAGAACCGGATATTTGACGGTTTTGCTGCAG GCATTGAAATCACAAACCATGCCACAGCAACTTTGGAAGGCAATCAAATATTCAACAATAGATTTGGAGGCTTGTTTCTAGCCTCTGGTGTCAACGTTACaatgaaag ATAATAAAATCATGAACAATCAAGATGCCATAGAAAAGGCTGTAAGCAGAGGTCAGTGCCTGTACAAGATTTCCAGTTACACCAGCTACCCCATGCACGATTTCTACAG GTGTCACACCTGTAACACAACAGACAGAAATGCAATTTGTGTGAATTGTATTAAGAAGTGCCACCAAGGTCATGATGTGGAGTTTATACGGCATGATAG GTTTTTCTGTGATTGTGGCGCGGGTACGTTGTCCAATCCTTGCACATTGGCTGGAGAGCCAACCCATGACACGGACACTCTGTATGACTCCGCACCTCCCATAGAATCCAACACGTTACAGCACAACTGA
- the LOC127633576 gene encoding F-box only protein 11 isoform X3 yields the protein MVAEESGPGAQNSPYQLRRKSLLPKRTVCPTKSSMEGASTSATENFGHRAKRARVSGKSQDLPAAPAEQYLQEKLPDEVVLKIFSYLLEQDLCQAACVCKRFSELANDPILWKRLYMEVFEYTRPMMHPEPGKFYQINPEEYEQPNPWKESFQQLYKGAHVKPGFAEHFYSNPARYKGRENMLYYDTIEDALGGVQEAHFDGLIFVHSGIYTDEWIYIESPITMIGAASGKVADKVVIENTRDSTFVFMEGSEDAYVGYMTIRFNPDDKSAQHHNAHHCLEITVNCSPNIDHCVIRSTCTVGSAVCVSGQGAGPTIKHCNISDCENVGLYITDHAQGIYEDNEISNNALAGIWVKNHGNPIIRRNHIHHGRDVGVFTFDHGMGYFESCNIHRNRIAGFEVKAYANPTVVRCEIHHGQTGGIYVHEKGRGQFIENKIYANNFAGVWITSNSDPTIRGNAIFNGNQGGVYIFGDGRGLIEGNDIYGNALAGIQIRTNSCPIVRHNKIHDGQHGGIYVHEKGQGVIEENEVYSNTLAGVWVTTGSTPVLRRNRIHSGKQVGVYFYDNGHGVLEDNDIYNHMYSGVQIRTGSNPKIRRNKIWGGQNGGILVYNSGLGFIEDNEIFDNAMAGVWIKTDSNPTLRRNKIHDGRDGGICIFNGGRGLLEENDIFRNAQAGVLISTNSHPVLRKNRIFDGFAAGIEITNHATATLEGNQIFNNRFGGLFLASGVNVTMKDNKIMNNQDAIEKAVSRGQCLYKISSYTSYPMHDFYRCHTCNTTDRNAICVNCIKKCHQGHDVEFIRHDRFFCDCGAGTLSNPCTLAGEPTHDTDTLYDSAPPIESNTLQHN from the exons ATGGTTGCAGAAGAATCTGGTCCAGGAGCTCAAAACAGTCCATACCAACTCCGCAGAAAGTCCCTGTTGCCTAAAAGAACCGTGTGCCCCACAAAAAGCAGTATGGAG GGAGCCTCCACTTCAGCCACAGAAAATTTTGGTCACCGAGCGAAACGTGCAAGAGTATCAGGAAAATCCCAAGACCTGCCAG CTGCCCCTGCAGAGCAGTATCTTCAAGAGAAGCTTCCAGATGAAGTCGTTCTAAAAATCTTCTCCTACCTGCTGGAACAGGACCTGTGCCAGGCTGCCTGCGTATGCAAGCGATTCAGTGAGCTTGCAAATGACCCCATTCTCTG GAAGAGACTGTACATGGAAGTATTTGAATACACGCGACCCATGATGCATCCAGAGCCGGGAAAGTTCTACCAAATCAACCCCGAAGAATATGAGCAGCCCAACCCGTGGAAGGAGAGCTTTCAGCAGTTG TATAAAGGAGCACATGTAAAGCCTGGATTTGCAGAACACTTTTATAGTAATCCAGCCAGATATAAAGGCAGAGAGAATATGCTG TATTATGACACCATTGAGGATGCACTGGGAGGGGTGCAGGAGGCCCATTTTGATGGCCTGATATTTGTCCATTCTGGCATTTACACAGATGAATGGATCTACATTGAGTCCCCCATCACAATGATTGGCGCAG CCTCAGGGAAGGTAGCTGACAAGGTTGTCATTGAAAACACTAGAGATTCAACGTTTGTGTTTATGGAGGGATCTGAAGATGCATATGTGGGCTACATGACCATCAGA TTCAACCCTGATGATAAATCAGCCCAGCACCATAATGCTCACCACTGTTTGGAGATCACGGTTAATTGCAGTCCCAACATTGACCACTGTGTCATCCGCAGCACCTGCACAG TGGGGTCAGCTGTGTGTGTAAGTGGTCAGGGTGCCGGTCCTACCATTAAACACTGCAACATCAGTGATTGTGAAAACGTTGGGCTGTACATCACTGATCATGCTCAA GGTATTTATGAAGATAATGAAATCTCAAACAATGCGCTTGCGGGAATCTGGGTTAAAAACCACGGCAATCCTATCATCAGACGTAATCATATCCACCATGGCAGAGATGTAGGAGTGTTCACCTTTGACCATGGCATG GGCTACTTTGAGAGCTGTAATATCCATAGGAACAGGATTGCAGGATTTGAGGTTAAAGCATATGCTAACCCGACTGTGGTACGTTGTGAAATACACCATGGCCAAACAGGGGGCATCTATGTACATGAGAAAGGCAGAGGCCAGttcatagaaaataaaatatatgccaATAACTTTGCTGGTGTGTGGATCACCTCAAACAGTGACCCAACTATAAG GGGAAATGCCATCTTTAATGGCAACCAAGGAGGCGTTTACATATTTGGTGATGGGAGGGGCCTCATTGAGGGAAATGATATTTATGGAAATGCCCTTGCTGGCATTCAGATCAGAACGAACAGCTGTCCTATAGTGAGACACAACAAGATCCATGATGGGCAGCATGGAGGAATCTATGTG CATGAAAAAGGCCAGGGTGTAATAGAGGAGAATGAGGTGTACAGCAACACTCTGGCAGGTGTGTGGGTGACTACAGGAAGCACACCAGTGCTCAGGAGGAACAGGATACACAGCGGCAAACAG GTTGGGGTGTATTTCTACGACAATGGACACGGAGTACTGGAAGATAATGATATCTACAATCACATGTACTCTGGAGTCCAGATCAG AACTGGAAGCAATCCAAAAATCAGAAGAAACAAAATTTGGGGAGGGCAAAATGGGGGCATCCTTGTTTACAACTCGG GGCTTGGCTTCATCGAAGACAATGAGATCTTTGATAATGCCATGGCGGGCGTGTGGATTAAGACGGACAGCAACCCCACGCTGCGCAGGAATAAGATCCACGATGGTCGGGATGGGGGGATTTGCATATTCAATGGTGGGAGGG GGCTGTTGGAAGAAAATGACATCTTCAGGAATGCACAGGCTGGTGTTCTCATCAGCACAAACAGCCACCCGGTATTGCGGAAGAACCGGATATTTGACGGTTTTGCTGCAG GCATTGAAATCACAAACCATGCCACAGCAACTTTGGAAGGCAATCAAATATTCAACAATAGATTTGGAGGCTTGTTTCTAGCCTCTGGTGTCAACGTTACaatgaaag ATAATAAAATCATGAACAATCAAGATGCCATAGAAAAGGCTGTAAGCAGAGGTCAGTGCCTGTACAAGATTTCCAGTTACACCAGCTACCCCATGCACGATTTCTACAG GTGTCACACCTGTAACACAACAGACAGAAATGCAATTTGTGTGAATTGTATTAAGAAGTGCCACCAAGGTCATGATGTGGAGTTTATACGGCATGATAG GTTTTTCTGTGATTGTGGCGCGGGTACGTTGTCCAATCCTTGCACATTGGCTGGAGAGCCAACCCATGACACGGACACTCTGTATGACTCCGCACCTCCCATAGAATCCAACACGTTACAGCACAACTGA
- the LOC127633576 gene encoding F-box only protein 11 isoform X1, which produces MNSVRASSRRPRRVSRPRPVQPERNNAERDEDIPADMVAEESGPGAQNSPYQLRRKSLLPKRTVCPTKSSMEGASTSATENFGHRAKRARVSGKSQDLPAAPAEQYLQEKLPDEVVLKIFSYLLEQDLCQAACVCKRFSELANDPILWKRLYMEVFEYTRPMMHPEPGKFYQINPEEYEQPNPWKESFQQLYKGAHVKPGFAEHFYSNPARYKGRENMLYYDTIEDALGGVQEAHFDGLIFVHSGIYTDEWIYIESPITMIGAASGKVADKVVIENTRDSTFVFMEGSEDAYVGYMTIRFNPDDKSAQHHNAHHCLEITVNCSPNIDHCVIRSTCTVGSAVCVSGQGAGPTIKHCNISDCENVGLYITDHAQGIYEDNEISNNALAGIWVKNHGNPIIRRNHIHHGRDVGVFTFDHGMGYFESCNIHRNRIAGFEVKAYANPTVVRCEIHHGQTGGIYVHEKGRGQFIENKIYANNFAGVWITSNSDPTIRGNAIFNGNQGGVYIFGDGRGLIEGNDIYGNALAGIQIRTNSCPIVRHNKIHDGQHGGIYVHEKGQGVIEENEVYSNTLAGVWVTTGSTPVLRRNRIHSGKQVGVYFYDNGHGVLEDNDIYNHMYSGVQIRTGSNPKIRRNKIWGGQNGGILVYNSGLGFIEDNEIFDNAMAGVWIKTDSNPTLRRNKIHDGRDGGICIFNGGRGLLEENDIFRNAQAGVLISTNSHPVLRKNRIFDGFAAGIEITNHATATLEGNQIFNNRFGGLFLASGVNVTMKDNKIMNNQDAIEKAVSRGQCLYKISSYTSYPMHDFYRCHTCNTTDRNAICVNCIKKCHQGHDVEFIRHDRFFCDCGAGTLSNPCTLAGEPTHDTDTLYDSAPPIESNTLQHN; this is translated from the exons ATGAACTCCGTCAGAGCGAGCAGCAGGAGACCCAGGCGAGTGTCGAGGCCGCGCCCGGTGCAGCCGGAAAGAAACAACGCAGAAAGAG ATGAGGACATCCCTGCAGATATGGTTGCAGAAGAATCTGGTCCAGGAGCTCAAAACAGTCCATACCAACTCCGCAGAAAGTCCCTGTTGCCTAAAAGAACCGTGTGCCCCACAAAAAGCAGTATGGAG GGAGCCTCCACTTCAGCCACAGAAAATTTTGGTCACCGAGCGAAACGTGCAAGAGTATCAGGAAAATCCCAAGACCTGCCAG CTGCCCCTGCAGAGCAGTATCTTCAAGAGAAGCTTCCAGATGAAGTCGTTCTAAAAATCTTCTCCTACCTGCTGGAACAGGACCTGTGCCAGGCTGCCTGCGTATGCAAGCGATTCAGTGAGCTTGCAAATGACCCCATTCTCTG GAAGAGACTGTACATGGAAGTATTTGAATACACGCGACCCATGATGCATCCAGAGCCGGGAAAGTTCTACCAAATCAACCCCGAAGAATATGAGCAGCCCAACCCGTGGAAGGAGAGCTTTCAGCAGTTG TATAAAGGAGCACATGTAAAGCCTGGATTTGCAGAACACTTTTATAGTAATCCAGCCAGATATAAAGGCAGAGAGAATATGCTG TATTATGACACCATTGAGGATGCACTGGGAGGGGTGCAGGAGGCCCATTTTGATGGCCTGATATTTGTCCATTCTGGCATTTACACAGATGAATGGATCTACATTGAGTCCCCCATCACAATGATTGGCGCAG CCTCAGGGAAGGTAGCTGACAAGGTTGTCATTGAAAACACTAGAGATTCAACGTTTGTGTTTATGGAGGGATCTGAAGATGCATATGTGGGCTACATGACCATCAGA TTCAACCCTGATGATAAATCAGCCCAGCACCATAATGCTCACCACTGTTTGGAGATCACGGTTAATTGCAGTCCCAACATTGACCACTGTGTCATCCGCAGCACCTGCACAG TGGGGTCAGCTGTGTGTGTAAGTGGTCAGGGTGCCGGTCCTACCATTAAACACTGCAACATCAGTGATTGTGAAAACGTTGGGCTGTACATCACTGATCATGCTCAA GGTATTTATGAAGATAATGAAATCTCAAACAATGCGCTTGCGGGAATCTGGGTTAAAAACCACGGCAATCCTATCATCAGACGTAATCATATCCACCATGGCAGAGATGTAGGAGTGTTCACCTTTGACCATGGCATG GGCTACTTTGAGAGCTGTAATATCCATAGGAACAGGATTGCAGGATTTGAGGTTAAAGCATATGCTAACCCGACTGTGGTACGTTGTGAAATACACCATGGCCAAACAGGGGGCATCTATGTACATGAGAAAGGCAGAGGCCAGttcatagaaaataaaatatatgccaATAACTTTGCTGGTGTGTGGATCACCTCAAACAGTGACCCAACTATAAG GGGAAATGCCATCTTTAATGGCAACCAAGGAGGCGTTTACATATTTGGTGATGGGAGGGGCCTCATTGAGGGAAATGATATTTATGGAAATGCCCTTGCTGGCATTCAGATCAGAACGAACAGCTGTCCTATAGTGAGACACAACAAGATCCATGATGGGCAGCATGGAGGAATCTATGTG CATGAAAAAGGCCAGGGTGTAATAGAGGAGAATGAGGTGTACAGCAACACTCTGGCAGGTGTGTGGGTGACTACAGGAAGCACACCAGTGCTCAGGAGGAACAGGATACACAGCGGCAAACAG GTTGGGGTGTATTTCTACGACAATGGACACGGAGTACTGGAAGATAATGATATCTACAATCACATGTACTCTGGAGTCCAGATCAG AACTGGAAGCAATCCAAAAATCAGAAGAAACAAAATTTGGGGAGGGCAAAATGGGGGCATCCTTGTTTACAACTCGG GGCTTGGCTTCATCGAAGACAATGAGATCTTTGATAATGCCATGGCGGGCGTGTGGATTAAGACGGACAGCAACCCCACGCTGCGCAGGAATAAGATCCACGATGGTCGGGATGGGGGGATTTGCATATTCAATGGTGGGAGGG GGCTGTTGGAAGAAAATGACATCTTCAGGAATGCACAGGCTGGTGTTCTCATCAGCACAAACAGCCACCCGGTATTGCGGAAGAACCGGATATTTGACGGTTTTGCTGCAG GCATTGAAATCACAAACCATGCCACAGCAACTTTGGAAGGCAATCAAATATTCAACAATAGATTTGGAGGCTTGTTTCTAGCCTCTGGTGTCAACGTTACaatgaaag ATAATAAAATCATGAACAATCAAGATGCCATAGAAAAGGCTGTAAGCAGAGGTCAGTGCCTGTACAAGATTTCCAGTTACACCAGCTACCCCATGCACGATTTCTACAG GTGTCACACCTGTAACACAACAGACAGAAATGCAATTTGTGTGAATTGTATTAAGAAGTGCCACCAAGGTCATGATGTGGAGTTTATACGGCATGATAG GTTTTTCTGTGATTGTGGCGCGGGTACGTTGTCCAATCCTTGCACATTGGCTGGAGAGCCAACCCATGACACGGACACTCTGTATGACTCCGCACCTCCCATAGAATCCAACACGTTACAGCACAACTGA